In Aedes albopictus strain Foshan chromosome 3, AalbF5, whole genome shotgun sequence, the following are encoded in one genomic region:
- the LOC134290291 gene encoding uncharacterized protein LOC134290291 — MAPRKPASLKNLVVKLQEIQADLDDILEFTQGYEEATTATDVNMRLIRLDELWEKYGETLVEIKCHEDYTAEDETYNDQRLLYSSRYYRSKSSLTDKATELQDTLELNQSTRANDSTLHGALDHVRLPQIKLQTFNGDIDEWISFRDLFTSLIHWRTDLPEVEKLHYLKGCLQGEPKALIDPLKITQANYQIAWDTLLKRYNNSKQLKKKQVQSLFSLPSL; from the coding sequence ATGGCACCTCGAAAGCCTGCATCGCTGAAGAACCTGGTGGTCAAGCTGCAAGAGATCCAGGCCGATTTGGACGACATTTTGGAATTCACCCAAGGTTACGAAGAAGCTACTACCGCTACCGATGTCAACATGCGCTTGATCAGATTGGACGAACTTTGGGAGAAGTACGGCGAGACGTTGGTGGAAATCAAGTGCCATGAAGATTACACCGCTGAAGATGAGACCTACAACGATCAGCGTCTGCTTTACAGCAGCCGTTACTACCGATCGAAGTCATCCCTCACGGACAAGGCAACGGAACTGCAAGATACACTAGAGCTGAACCAGTCAACGCGTGCCAACGATTCAACCCTGCATGGCGCGCTGGACCATGTGCGCCTGCCGCAGATTAAGCTGCAGACTTTCAACGGCGACATCGACGAGTGGATTAGTTTCCGGGATTTATTCACGTCTCTGATCCACTGGAGAACCGATCTTCCAGAAGTAGAAAAACTTCATTATTTAAAGGGGTGTCTTCAAGGGGAACCAAAGGCGTTGATTGATCCTTTGAAAATTACGCAGGCCAATTATCAAATCGCGTGGGACACTCTTTTAAAACGCTATAACAATAGCAAACAGCTCAAGAAAAAACAGGTTCAATCGTTGTTTAGTCTGCCTTCGCTTTAA